A single region of the Enterococcus mundtii genome encodes:
- a CDS encoding phage tail spike protein yields MSETVYFFDHLQKMIKRKNKNKLIEVTQEKEITKDQSELMKDVLYVTVAYDKEIEDARFMAVRESKSSFSLYRIIKTNDPKEMLEFTGIGFAPDELDGYIIRDIRPSGQPVSLLLNRLMEFTDNNWRVEYVAPTLPVITTNFYYVSVREALKELQTFGMEFSFRCSLSSHGIKDKWIEAHKQIGKHSNMRFTYGSKALSVVKEVDRSSIATSIIGRGRGEEVGDGYGRRIEFADIEWKKSNGAPLDKPLGENWIEDPEATVKFGIPQPDGTMRKRETVVIFDDIEDPTELLQKTYETLEDASRPLAQFKAEVTGSDVIGNTVTIHRHDRNYHYRTRIFKVRINRLSGQTSIELGDNLTKDARRQSAQISNSISNLESNKMTFYESTEIGKFQDDIMRGAGKNGGSILLMNGQETGKSDGREPYQMVFMNGKSIDTSDHFLVMNSDGIGFIEGDFWTDEFKTAWTIAGVFNANFIQAGKIRADIFETSFNGAGDQLRMANGIIQAINNGAKIMELTKAGMQFWNDSKSLGSIGTRGGRLGGIAYPDTGDYLKVSLDDGEAILLMNKQPSSTKGASGIAIDKNGQIQFSASGDLWIQEGIFHGREGRFEKLYIGGKEVIPGGSGGGNGGSWNGQYPPEITSDRDKRYWQIWAMAIGAGFTQQAAAALLGNAQGESDANPTADEGNGKPGFGYGVWQWTDSTGASSGRVYMINLMTQAGITENPDTITAQFQLLMWHAPNGQWIATNAYPYTWTQFMGLTDIATATRAFEKNFERPLNDHPERVGWSTNWYNRFKDLSIPQSAGYITPISAPVRVTSEFGWRTSPITNAQEFHNGIDLVNNNPNTPIFASSEGEVIVAGAEYFSWYGNYVVIRHSDGIYTGYAHLSRVDVSVGQKVSQGQQLGLMGTTGPSTGEHLHFQFMDEFYPSSNARFHNPRNYIDF; encoded by the coding sequence TTGAGCGAAACAGTCTATTTTTTTGATCATCTACAAAAAATGATTAAAAGAAAAAACAAAAATAAACTAATTGAAGTCACTCAAGAAAAGGAAATAACGAAGGATCAAAGTGAGCTAATGAAAGACGTTCTATATGTAACAGTGGCTTACGATAAAGAAATTGAAGATGCTCGTTTTATGGCGGTTCGTGAAAGCAAATCGTCATTTTCGTTGTATCGAATAATTAAAACAAATGATCCGAAGGAAATGTTGGAATTCACGGGGATTGGGTTTGCTCCTGATGAGCTAGATGGCTATATTATCAGAGATATTAGGCCAAGTGGACAGCCAGTATCCTTGTTGCTAAATCGGTTAATGGAATTTACTGATAATAATTGGCGTGTTGAATATGTAGCCCCCACATTACCAGTAATCACTACCAATTTTTACTACGTTTCTGTGCGAGAGGCTTTGAAAGAACTACAAACATTCGGAATGGAATTTTCTTTTCGTTGTTCTCTAAGCTCACACGGAATTAAAGATAAATGGATTGAAGCGCATAAGCAAATAGGCAAGCATTCGAATATGCGGTTTACTTATGGAAGTAAAGCACTCTCTGTTGTAAAAGAAGTTGACAGAAGCTCAATTGCGACTTCTATTATTGGCAGAGGACGTGGAGAAGAAGTCGGCGATGGTTATGGTCGAAGAATCGAATTTGCGGACATAGAATGGAAAAAATCAAATGGCGCACCTTTAGACAAACCGTTAGGAGAAAATTGGATTGAAGATCCGGAAGCAACAGTAAAATTTGGTATTCCACAGCCTGATGGAACGATGAGGAAACGAGAAACAGTAGTGATTTTCGATGATATTGAAGATCCAACAGAGCTACTACAAAAAACTTATGAGACATTGGAGGATGCTTCTAGACCTTTGGCCCAGTTTAAAGCTGAGGTGACAGGAAGTGATGTCATTGGAAATACAGTGACGATTCATAGACATGATCGTAATTATCACTATCGTACTAGAATCTTCAAAGTGAGAATTAACCGTTTGTCTGGCCAGACTTCAATCGAGTTGGGTGACAATTTAACCAAAGATGCACGCAGACAATCAGCGCAGATTTCGAACAGTATTTCTAATCTGGAATCAAATAAGATGACTTTCTACGAATCAACCGAAATTGGTAAATTTCAAGATGACATCATGCGTGGCGCAGGGAAAAACGGTGGTTCAATCCTTTTGATGAATGGTCAAGAAACTGGCAAATCAGATGGTAGAGAGCCTTATCAGATGGTTTTTATGAATGGTAAAAGTATTGATACATCTGACCATTTTTTAGTCATGAACTCAGATGGGATTGGTTTTATCGAAGGTGATTTCTGGACCGATGAATTCAAAACTGCATGGACGATTGCGGGTGTGTTTAATGCAAACTTTATTCAAGCAGGAAAAATTAGGGCAGATATCTTTGAAACTTCGTTCAACGGTGCTGGTGATCAATTGAGAATGGCTAATGGAATTATCCAAGCCATCAACAATGGCGCAAAAATTATGGAGTTGACGAAAGCTGGTATGCAATTCTGGAATGATTCGAAATCGTTGGGGAGTATAGGTACCCGCGGAGGTCGTTTAGGTGGTATAGCGTATCCTGATACAGGAGATTACTTAAAAGTTTCCCTTGATGATGGGGAAGCTATTCTCCTAATGAATAAGCAACCAAGTTCAACGAAAGGTGCTTCTGGAATTGCTATTGATAAAAACGGACAGATTCAATTTTCGGCCTCTGGTGATCTATGGATACAAGAAGGAATCTTTCACGGTAGAGAAGGAAGATTTGAAAAGCTATATATCGGAGGTAAAGAAGTCATACCAGGTGGTAGTGGTGGCGGGAATGGCGGTAGTTGGAATGGACAGTATCCACCAGAAATTACTTCGGATCGTGATAAACGCTATTGGCAAATTTGGGCGATGGCGATTGGCGCAGGTTTCACACAACAAGCCGCTGCTGCTCTTTTAGGGAACGCTCAGGGAGAATCTGATGCAAACCCTACTGCCGATGAAGGAAATGGTAAACCAGGATTCGGTTATGGCGTATGGCAGTGGACAGATAGTACAGGGGCGAGTAGTGGTCGTGTATATATGATCAATTTAATGACTCAAGCAGGAATCACTGAAAATCCTGATACAATCACTGCGCAATTTCAATTGTTAATGTGGCATGCACCAAACGGTCAATGGATTGCGACCAACGCCTATCCTTATACATGGACACAATTTATGGGCCTCACAGATATCGCAACCGCAACAAGAGCGTTCGAAAAGAACTTTGAACGACCATTAAATGATCACCCCGAAAGAGTCGGTTGGTCAACTAATTGGTACAACCGATTTAAAGATTTATCTATCCCACAATCAGCTGGATATATTACGCCAATTAGCGCACCAGTTCGAGTGACTAGTGAATTTGGTTGGCGTACAAGCCCTATCACCAATGCACAAGAATTCCATAATGGCATCGACTTAGTGAATAACAATCCGAATACACCTATCTTTGCTTCGAGTGAAGGAGAGGTCATTGTTGCGGGGGCAGAATATTTTAGTTGGTACGGTAATTATGTAGTCATCAGACACTCAGATGGTATTTACACGGGTTACGCCCATTTAAGTCGTGTAGACGTTTCTGTGGGGCAAAAGGTTTCGCAAGGACAACAATTAGGATTGATGGGAACAACTGGTCCGTCTACAGGAGAACATCTTCATTTTCAATTTATGGATGAATTTTATCCCTCGTCAAACGCTCGATTCCATAATCCGCGTAATTATATTGATTTTTGA
- a CDS encoding XkdX family protein: MFSFDDVKMMYDWGCFTDEQVRQFVPLCITDDEADRIVNKES; this comes from the coding sequence ATGTTTAGTTTTGATGACGTGAAAATGATGTACGATTGGGGTTGTTTCACTGATGAACAAGTTCGACAATTTGTTCCGTTGTGTATTACAGATGATGAAGCAGATAGAATTGTAAATAAAGAAAGTTAG
- a CDS encoding tape measure protein: MESFTVEAILSAVDKNFTSTMKDADNSMGGLNDNTKKTNTSILDIAKGVGVFKLVDSAIGVVTNSLGGAIDRFDTLKQYPNIMRQLGYSTDEVDQSMTKLTEGIDGLPTTLDDIVKNAQSLTMTTGDLDKGTESAIALNNAFLASGASSAEASRGLTQYTQMLAKGKVDMQSWNSLTDTMGLSLEQVANSFGLTGAAAKNDLYDALKEGTITFDQFNDKMIEMYGIGTEGAELAKANSKGVATSIENLKTAVKNGIAGILEEINLLLGGSEDFNAIAATIDKAKPVITNAFIAIREAIPPVIEVIKQLTNILKPLMPLMVAVGAGLLAMKGYFIALQVIATITKMVGMLNTALTILSTVGLKTTIAMLAGFMGPVGWIIAAISALVAAFIYLWSTSEGFRDFWIGLWESIKEIVRFSVEGIKNIWNGISEWFKQAWNGTTEWFSDLWNSIKDISDKAWTTIQKAPENAANFVREKWSELTSFFTDLWSDITQSASEAWENIKQSTLNIVDGMISSINKQWDNLKNTASSIWKAIADQIKSALDFVLKYIGPFVSNFSKVFSNIIDAVKSIFAEVKNIILNAFEIIKALIAAPLLFIINLITGDFQQMKDDLDMIWGTLVESVQNIWLSIKNIFTVYIGTIINSALLLWDGFKQSVINIWTEVSNQANIIWNQVKSFFANLWITIKDNAVQMWTGLKQSIVQTWEDTKNSAIEIWTNLKIWFFETIDTIVQTIINSWTGLKQGTIDLFNNTVQGAKDIWSSFKEWISNLVTQTKDGVVQGWENLKQGTINIFNLMVNGVQEIWDRLVNAVNDTVGKVTGLFDTLKEINLWEAGKAIMDSFLEGLQNAWKAVQDFVGGIGDWIRENKGPIQYDRKLLIPAGNAIMEGLNKGLTSGFDEVQSTVESMASIITDTFDNSPEIDLASNLQKANSSISTHVEHNVNMGGSTKPAIFNVNLGKQSFRHFVDDIAQAMGEGAEINLEF; the protein is encoded by the coding sequence ATGGAATCATTTACAGTCGAAGCAATCCTCTCAGCAGTCGATAAAAATTTTACATCTACAATGAAGGACGCAGACAACTCGATGGGCGGTCTTAACGATAACACCAAGAAAACGAATACTTCCATCCTCGACATCGCAAAAGGTGTCGGGGTTTTTAAATTGGTCGATTCGGCAATAGGAGTTGTTACAAACTCATTAGGTGGAGCCATTGATCGTTTCGATACATTGAAACAGTATCCAAACATAATGCGGCAACTGGGATATTCAACTGACGAAGTGGACCAATCCATGACTAAATTAACTGAAGGAATCGACGGTTTGCCAACTACGTTAGACGATATTGTAAAAAATGCACAAAGTTTAACGATGACCACTGGAGATTTAGACAAAGGGACAGAATCGGCAATCGCTTTAAACAATGCGTTCTTGGCCAGTGGTGCAAGTTCTGCAGAAGCAAGCAGAGGTCTAACTCAATACACCCAAATGTTGGCTAAGGGCAAGGTGGACATGCAATCCTGGAACTCTTTAACCGATACTATGGGGCTGTCCTTAGAGCAAGTGGCAAACAGCTTCGGTTTGACAGGTGCGGCTGCAAAAAATGATTTGTACGATGCGTTAAAAGAAGGAACGATAACATTCGATCAGTTCAACGATAAGATGATTGAAATGTATGGCATTGGGACCGAAGGCGCTGAGTTGGCTAAAGCTAACTCTAAAGGTGTTGCGACTTCAATTGAAAACTTAAAAACAGCAGTAAAAAACGGAATCGCTGGTATCTTAGAAGAAATCAACCTGTTGTTAGGTGGAAGCGAGGATTTCAACGCCATTGCCGCTACGATAGACAAAGCAAAACCAGTAATAACTAATGCGTTTATAGCCATTAGGGAAGCCATTCCACCGGTTATAGAAGTTATAAAACAGCTAACCAATATTCTCAAACCCCTTATGCCCTTGATGGTTGCAGTGGGAGCGGGGTTATTAGCGATGAAGGGATACTTTATAGCTCTTCAGGTTATAGCAACAATAACCAAGATGGTTGGAATGCTTAATACAGCTCTTACTATTCTTTCAACAGTTGGACTAAAAACAACTATTGCTATGTTAGCAGGCTTTATGGGACCTGTAGGATGGATAATTGCAGCGATTAGTGCTTTAGTTGCAGCCTTTATTTATCTATGGAGTACTAGTGAAGGATTTAGGGATTTTTGGATCGGCTTGTGGGAGAGTATCAAGGAAATAGTTCGTTTTTCTGTAGAAGGAATTAAAAATATTTGGAATGGCATTTCAGAATGGTTCAAACAAGCTTGGAACGGGACGACTGAATGGTTTAGTGATCTATGGAATAGTATTAAGGATATTTCAGATAAAGCATGGACAACTATACAAAAAGCACCGGAAAACGCCGCAAATTTCGTCCGAGAAAAATGGAGTGAGCTAACTTCCTTTTTCACCGATTTATGGTCAGATATTACTCAATCGGCGTCTGAAGCATGGGAAAACATAAAGCAAAGCACCTTAAATATAGTTGATGGGATGATTTCCAGCATCAATAAACAATGGGATAACTTAAAAAATACAGCATCAAGTATTTGGAAAGCAATAGCTGATCAAATTAAAAGCGCGCTTGATTTTGTATTGAAATATATAGGGCCTTTTGTCTCAAACTTTTCTAAGGTATTTTCTAATATCATCGATGCAGTAAAGTCAATTTTTGCCGAAGTGAAAAATATCATCTTAAATGCTTTTGAAATTATCAAAGCATTGATTGCTGCACCATTGCTTTTCATTATCAACTTAATTACTGGCGACTTTCAGCAAATGAAAGATGACTTAGACATGATATGGGGAACACTGGTCGAATCGGTACAAAATATTTGGTTGTCGATAAAAAATATATTCACCGTATATATCGGGACCATCATAAATAGTGCATTACTATTGTGGGATGGATTCAAACAATCGGTGATTAACATCTGGACTGAGGTTTCTAATCAAGCAAATATTATCTGGAATCAAGTGAAGTCATTCTTCGCTAATTTATGGATAACCATAAAAGACAATGCCGTACAAATGTGGACAGGGCTGAAGCAATCGATTGTTCAAACTTGGGAAGACACTAAAAATAGTGCAATTGAGATCTGGACAAATCTAAAAATATGGTTCTTTGAAACGATTGATACCATCGTCCAAACAATTATTAATAGCTGGACTGGACTAAAACAAGGCACAATTGATTTGTTCAATAATACAGTCCAAGGGGCAAAAGATATCTGGAGTTCCTTTAAAGAGTGGATAAGTAACTTAGTGACGCAGACAAAGGATGGCGTTGTCCAAGGTTGGGAAAATCTAAAACAAGGGACCATCAACATATTTAATCTTATGGTCAATGGTGTCCAAGAAATCTGGGATAGACTTGTAAATGCTGTTAACGATACCGTTGGAAAAGTTACTGGATTGTTTGACACGCTTAAAGAAATAAATCTGTGGGAAGCTGGAAAAGCAATCATGGATAGCTTTCTAGAAGGGCTACAGAATGCTTGGAAAGCAGTTCAAGATTTTGTTGGCGGAATTGGTGATTGGATTCGAGAAAACAAAGGACCGATACAGTATGATAGAAAACTTTTGATTCCGGCGGGTAATGCGATAATGGAAGGTTTAAACAAAGGTCTCACATCGGGATTTGATGAAGTCCAAAGTACTGTTGAAAGTATGGCTAGTATTATTACGGATACTTTTGATAATTCACCGGAGATTGATTTAGCTTCCAACCTGCAAAAAGCCAATAGTAGTATCTCCACTCATGTCGAACATAATGTGAATATGGGTGGTTCAACTAAACCGGCGATATTTAATGTTAATTTAGGTAAACAATCATTCCGTCATTTTGTCGATGATATCGCGCAAGCGATGGGCGAAGGTGCAGAAATTAATTTAGAATTTTAG
- a CDS encoding BppU family phage baseplate upper protein, which produces MAETKHKLILSTTESNYGINLIRIRQGDVQTQKLVVEIVEHSTLKTFDGLVPFFINTTKFSENQPVEQKVQEYSPSQARLVYTLSEPDWQWGGENTAHFSFRSLNGDGTWSEQFSTQDFTYRVISGITRSNLRDSGYVWTFEDLLRKFRDYMSQGEKDWERWIEANREILESVDPGGTIITILNDAKGDYDSLSARLEEIQYKMFSVPTGSDQVLSGLADNRFNLLTGEYDKIIPSRLETVIRNVNPKHFNVAFITDTHVEKQALSIEGIDPKNFELARRWNSIRRFQELGKVCDVSVYGGDNANCHSGRIHIQGDVTIPEGRTHALSLQKRFVALATVGKKNVMLCRGNHDTGKIPYAWYGHNPQTCLNGADMKKLYNGTYGGKIFEEKGVAIYRIDTDDYSDALDGEGNYIEFSGAIQNGAVGKISGAQLKDLGEFLLHLDRRHHVLLVGHIPLENSATGVWNTDALQQLLDGFKQGSAVTIDYDQLKGEPVPGYTGRQTFDFSQGKESCGGTIIGYVCGHWHYDTARDLGTTKIIVCTCAFSSDETVSPEDYSAFCHIAIDKDNRRLRIKGVGRSTDRTFTY; this is translated from the coding sequence ATGGCAGAGACAAAACATAAACTAATTTTATCTACAACAGAATCGAACTACGGGATTAATCTAATCCGCATACGTCAAGGGGATGTGCAAACTCAAAAGCTAGTGGTAGAAATCGTTGAGCATAGTACGTTAAAAACATTCGATGGCCTAGTGCCGTTTTTCATTAATACAACAAAATTCAGCGAGAACCAACCGGTTGAACAAAAAGTTCAAGAATACAGTCCGTCACAAGCAAGGCTGGTTTACACGTTAAGCGAACCGGACTGGCAATGGGGAGGTGAAAACACCGCTCATTTTAGTTTTCGCTCATTAAATGGGGATGGGACGTGGAGTGAGCAATTCAGCACGCAAGATTTTACTTATCGTGTGATTTCTGGAATAACTAGAAGCAATCTTCGGGATTCAGGTTACGTTTGGACTTTTGAAGATCTTCTAAGAAAGTTTAGAGACTACATGAGTCAAGGAGAAAAGGATTGGGAACGATGGATTGAAGCCAATCGAGAGATACTGGAGAGCGTGGATCCTGGCGGGACGATCATTACTATTCTGAATGATGCTAAAGGTGATTATGACAGTTTATCAGCTCGTTTAGAGGAGATACAGTACAAGATGTTCTCAGTTCCAACAGGAAGTGATCAAGTCCTTAGCGGATTAGCCGATAATCGCTTCAATCTTCTTACCGGGGAATACGACAAAATTATTCCCTCGAGATTAGAAACAGTGATTAGAAATGTAAATCCTAAACATTTCAATGTGGCGTTTATTACTGATACACATGTCGAAAAACAAGCTTTAAGTATTGAAGGAATTGATCCGAAAAATTTCGAACTGGCAAGACGCTGGAATAGTATTCGACGCTTTCAAGAATTGGGGAAGGTGTGTGATGTATCTGTTTATGGTGGAGATAATGCGAATTGTCATAGTGGACGAATTCATATTCAAGGGGATGTAACAATCCCTGAAGGAAGGACGCATGCACTATCTCTACAGAAACGATTTGTCGCTTTAGCGACGGTAGGAAAAAAGAATGTGATGTTGTGTCGAGGGAATCATGACACCGGAAAAATTCCTTATGCTTGGTACGGGCACAACCCACAAACTTGTTTAAATGGTGCGGATATGAAGAAATTGTATAACGGCACTTATGGCGGAAAAATTTTTGAAGAGAAAGGTGTTGCCATCTATCGTATCGACACGGATGATTATAGCGATGCGTTAGATGGAGAGGGAAATTATATTGAATTCTCTGGTGCTATTCAAAATGGAGCAGTAGGGAAAATCAGTGGCGCTCAGCTAAAAGATTTAGGAGAATTTTTGTTGCATTTAGACCGTAGGCATCATGTGTTACTAGTTGGACATATTCCTTTAGAAAATTCTGCGACGGGGGTTTGGAATACAGATGCCTTGCAACAGTTATTAGATGGGTTTAAGCAGGGGAGCGCTGTCACTATTGATTACGATCAATTGAAAGGGGAGCCAGTTCCTGGTTATACAGGACGGCAAACATTTGATTTTAGTCAAGGAAAGGAGAGCTGTGGCGGGACAATTATTGGTTATGTTTGCGGACATTGGCACTATGACACAGCGAGGGATTTAGGAACGACAAAAATAATTGTTTGCACTTGTGCCTTTTCTTCAGATGAGACTGTTTCACCTGAAGATTATTCTGCTTTTTGCCATATAGCTATCGATAAAGATAATCGTAGACTTCGAATAAAGGGAGTAGGTCGATCGACCGATCGAACATTTACGTATTAG
- a CDS encoding distal tail protein Dit, which yields MENWENKMYGFNDTTINRENPNRFLPTSAMMYDGMYLEDLVEGYQTLKVEGREMLSLELEQQGIQIGSIITNQSLPSRTISVTYRLVDNNPEKLQFKFKDLLNFLFRTKDVEIRFRDECDYYYYGRYATADKVAGDSNSIISTFTIYCADPLKYTREVVTDGYIGNTMRFPITPTKIKVTLEKNNAIRITNGEQTISVTNAAIKPGDQLVFDFADEKLMVNDEDWTSVIDLESDFENFVLRQGQKVVCNNGKLKVFYRGATI from the coding sequence ATGGAAAATTGGGAGAATAAGATGTATGGATTTAATGATACAACGATTAACCGAGAAAATCCTAACCGCTTCCTTCCTACCTCTGCAATGATGTATGACGGAATGTACTTAGAAGATCTTGTGGAAGGGTATCAAACACTAAAGGTTGAAGGGAGAGAGATGTTGTCTCTAGAACTTGAGCAACAAGGAATCCAAATCGGCTCAATTATAACGAATCAATCATTACCATCTAGGACAATCTCTGTTACGTATAGGTTAGTAGATAACAACCCAGAAAAGCTGCAATTCAAATTCAAAGATTTATTGAATTTTTTGTTTCGGACAAAGGATGTAGAGATCAGATTTCGAGATGAATGTGATTATTACTACTATGGTCGTTACGCAACGGCAGATAAAGTTGCAGGTGATTCTAATTCCATTATATCTACTTTTACCATCTATTGCGCAGATCCGTTAAAGTACACACGAGAAGTTGTAACGGATGGTTATATTGGAAATACGATGCGATTTCCAATAACGCCAACCAAGATAAAGGTTACTTTAGAAAAGAATAATGCTATAAGAATTACAAATGGGGAACAAACAATTAGTGTGACTAATGCAGCGATAAAACCAGGAGATCAATTAGTATTTGATTTTGCGGATGAAAAACTAATGGTTAACGATGAAGACTGGACATCTGTCATTGATTTAGAATCTGATTTTGAGAATTTTGTTTTGCGACAAGGTCAAAAAGTTGTCTGCAACAATGGAAAACTTAAAGTTTTTTACAGGGGGGCGACAATTTGA
- a CDS encoding BppU family phage baseplate upper protein codes for MARKIGKVIVPTKPVSRATEVTGFTFKSYDKNAGVLRFEIKNQDGSPTDLLGATVRLFMYIYQGVEKKEFPIFENQIITESYMQGIVKYPIPDMLLSYEGKVDANIYIDFPDGSHTDNLAFTFNIEKSVIDGDVQLNGEYYFKDFKQLLEGVEQEATDAVNTALENVDKTIQTANEKINNFVTRATEDIEETVEEVTVQLQETKDDMDKISKNTASLQEGLTVLEGKMNETNQQLGDLGNLKRMYSNSIDFGDYDYSGNPNLLPPVSAQNFTLGTGGTATDGDEGEIIFTLDGSNTFIRHNTTLRMPAVLPGETYTISAEIKFHSDIVGDVSNLRFTLNYLPGGAVSLETARPIADTSRDKWIQISRTQIPNFSTTPPTQWYLALQDVVTANRITGTISLRKLKIEKGSTVTPIQPNLLLAPYEISKVTLKPNLADKSKIFPITNSNYLVYDSRREGRWELGKTYTISIKGTKPNVQRFDIYLGAGTIRVGDMKPVEGLSDIWQITFTITEANVNAGAVDILRVYQHPSASVGSCVIEWLKLEEGATATPNILQYKYFGEGLKDSNNPYDYSWDVTPEYTETELNDSVTLSDPQEIPALKNFTGGLQTEGKEVATKEDTREITYSGTATVPTNLTNNISEIVYVFRRKGSIVTFFARVNVTSANELTSLPNILALRNGFKMSQEISTGVRMVPIDVQPLYLHETNRRDCAALVEGTNLRFGSLRGGNHYLSGVWLTDDDWPEN; via the coding sequence ATGGCGAGAAAAATAGGAAAAGTGATTGTTCCAACAAAGCCTGTCAGCAGGGCTACCGAAGTTACTGGTTTTACGTTCAAGTCATACGATAAGAATGCTGGTGTACTAAGATTTGAAATCAAGAATCAAGATGGAAGTCCAACAGATTTGCTTGGTGCAACTGTACGACTTTTTATGTACATTTATCAAGGGGTAGAAAAAAAAGAGTTCCCGATTTTTGAAAATCAAATCATTACCGAAAGCTATATGCAAGGTATTGTTAAGTATCCTATTCCCGACATGTTGCTTTCTTACGAAGGGAAAGTGGATGCGAACATTTACATTGATTTTCCTGATGGTAGTCATACGGATAATTTAGCTTTTACGTTTAATATTGAAAAATCTGTTATTGATGGCGATGTTCAATTGAATGGGGAATATTACTTCAAAGATTTCAAACAATTACTTGAAGGCGTGGAACAAGAAGCAACTGATGCAGTAAATACAGCATTGGAAAATGTAGATAAAACGATTCAAACTGCAAATGAAAAAATTAATAATTTTGTCACGCGAGCTACTGAGGATATTGAAGAAACTGTGGAAGAAGTCACAGTGCAACTTCAAGAAACTAAAGATGACATGGACAAAATCTCTAAAAACACTGCTTCTTTACAAGAAGGCTTAACTGTACTAGAAGGAAAGATGAATGAAACTAACCAACAACTCGGTGACTTAGGTAATCTAAAACGGATGTACTCAAACAGTATTGATTTTGGGGACTATGACTATTCTGGTAATCCTAACTTATTACCGCCTGTTAGTGCTCAGAACTTCACCCTAGGAACTGGAGGGACAGCTACAGATGGCGATGAAGGAGAAATTATATTCACATTAGATGGATCAAATACCTTTATCCGACATAATACTACCCTGAGAATGCCTGCGGTTTTACCAGGGGAAACCTATACTATTAGTGCAGAAATCAAGTTTCACTCTGATATCGTAGGTGATGTTAGCAACCTGAGATTTACACTTAATTACCTACCTGGTGGAGCAGTATCTTTAGAAACGGCAAGACCTATTGCAGATACTAGTCGTGATAAGTGGATACAAATCTCACGTACTCAAATCCCCAATTTTTCAACAACACCACCTACCCAATGGTATCTAGCACTGCAAGACGTTGTAACAGCAAATCGAATCACTGGTACGATTTCGCTTAGAAAATTAAAAATAGAAAAAGGTTCTACAGTTACACCGATACAACCTAATTTATTACTAGCACCTTATGAGATTAGTAAAGTAACACTCAAACCTAATTTAGCGGACAAGTCAAAGATTTTTCCTATTACGAATAGTAACTACCTTGTTTACGATAGTAGGCGAGAAGGGCGATGGGAACTTGGAAAAACTTACACAATAAGCATAAAAGGTACGAAACCTAATGTTCAACGTTTTGACATTTATCTTGGAGCTGGGACGATTAGAGTTGGTGATATGAAGCCAGTTGAAGGTTTGTCTGACATATGGCAAATAACATTTACTATAACAGAAGCAAATGTCAATGCAGGGGCAGTTGATATTTTACGAGTCTATCAACATCCGTCTGCTTCGGTGGGGAGCTGTGTAATTGAATGGCTAAAACTCGAAGAAGGCGCTACAGCAACACCAAATATTTTACAATACAAGTACTTTGGTGAAGGTTTGAAAGACAGTAATAATCCATACGACTATAGCTGGGATGTTACACCCGAGTACACTGAAACTGAATTGAACGACTCTGTAACACTTTCGGATCCGCAAGAAATTCCTGCTTTGAAAAACTTTACAGGCGGTTTACAGACTGAAGGTAAAGAAGTGGCAACTAAAGAAGATACGAGAGAAATAACTTACTCCGGAACAGCAACAGTACCTACCAATCTTACAAATAATATAAGTGAGATTGTCTACGTATTTAGACGAAAAGGATCTATAGTGACATTTTTTGCTCGAGTAAATGTCACGAGTGCAAACGAGCTAACCAGTTTACCAAATATATTGGCATTGCGAAACGGCTTTAAGATGTCACAAGAAATCTCTACTGGCGTTCGAATGGTTCCGATTGATGTTCAACCACTGTATCTACATGAAACTAATCGTAGGGATTGCGCTGCTTTAGTCGAAGGAACAAACCTGCGTTTTGGTTCGCTTAGAGGAGGAAATCATTATCTAAGCGGTGTTTGGCTAACTGATGATGATTGGCCAGAAAATTAG